The segment AGAAACCTATTCAATTAAGCTAGATTGGCTTAATTGAAGAACCAAAACCCAAACAATAAATGCCAAATCAAGTTCAAAATCAAAACGAAAAGAAATACAACCTTGAAGAAAGAACCGCCAGGTTTGGAGAAAACGTTATTGATTTTATAAAAACTCTTGAGAAAAATGATATAAACAAACCACTTTTAAATCAATTTATCAGATCCGCAACCAGTATTGGAGCAAATTACATGGAAGCTGATGGCGCCGAGTCAAAAAAGGACTTTAAACACAAAATAGCTCTGTGTAAAAAAGAAGCCAAAGAAACAAAACATTGGCTTAGGATGATCGCGAGAGCTAATCCGCATGAAAAATCAAACTGTCAACTGTTGTGGAGGGAGGCTCAGGAACTCACGCTGATTTTTTCGGCAATATTTAAAAAATAATTTGGGTTTTAAAATTGATTTGATATTTGGATTTTGAAATTTGAGTCTTAGTGTATAATTAACCCATGTCCTTCATAGACACCCTATTTGGAAAAAATAAAAAAGAACAGGAAGTAACTCCTATTCTCCCTCAGGAGATCTATGAGTCTGCGGTATTGGAGCTCAAAGATGTCATTGCGCCATCCGCGCTCAAGATCACTCCTCGCGAGTTTAACTTGGGAGACAAGATAGCGCGCACCTTTTTTGTCATTTCGTATCCGCGCTTCTTGTCCGACAGTTGGTTTTCTCCCATCATCAACCTTGACCGCGTATTTGATGTTTCCATTTTCATCCATCCGGTAGATACGGCGCACGTTTTGAGACAATTTCAGACAAAAGTGGCGGAAGTCCAAAGCCAGATATCCATGCGGGAAGAAAAAGGGCTCGTGCGCGACCCGATGCTAGACACCGCCTATAGCGACTTGGAGGACCTCCGCAATAAGCTCCAGCAAGCGCAAGAGCGGCTTTTTGATGTGGGGC is part of the Patescibacteria group bacterium genome and harbors:
- a CDS encoding four helix bundle protein; amino-acid sequence: MPNQVQNQNEKKYNLEERTARFGENVIDFIKTLEKNDINKPLLNQFIRSATSIGANYMEADGAESKKDFKHKIALCKKEAKETKHWLRMIARANPHEKSNCQLLWREAQELTLIFSAIFKK